The nucleotide sequence AAAAGGCATAGATGGTGAAGCAAAAACATTCATCATCATATGACGCTTGCTCCCATAGAGGCAATAAGAAACATTATGATGCTTCTGCCAGTGTGATCTCATCTTATTCTGAAAAGCAAGTGGATCTTCAAATCCGGAGAAGTTCTGAAACTCGTCAATGCAGACAACAAATTGTAGTTTGCTTCCAGCAGCTATCTTTTCAGGGAGATCAATTATCTCATCAGGATGCTTTTTTACCTCCTGCCAGTCAAATCCAATGTTAAAATCCGTTCCCGGAACTGGACTGAATGTAATTTTAGGTACAATCCGGCCCATGAATTTTTTTGCATTCTCTAGTATAACCCCGGCTTTTGTTGATGAGGCTTTAAGTACTTTAGTCGCATAATGTTGATAAAACTGTTCTTCTGTTCTGACATTATTAAGATCAATAAAACAAAATCGAATATCCTTTCTTTTCCCGGTGACCACACCGGCAGCTTTTATCACAAGTGAAGATTTTCCCCACCTGCGGGGAGATATGATGATGGTATTTACTGAAGAAATGAAGTTAAATACCAGCTTTTCAACTTCAACTTCCCTATCAGTAAAATCCTCATCTGCAGCTATTTTTCCAAAAGTAAAAGGTGTTTTCATATATAAATTATTCATTTGAAAAGTTGCATGGAGCACCCATATATTTTATAGTCATCATTGTTTTGTGTTTCCAAAATCACGAATGTTCCGTTATGATCTTTTTTATAAAGATAAGAAAAATTACTTAACCATTTAGTAAGTTACTAAATGGTAACTTACTAAATGGTTAGTTACGGCACTTGGATTTTTCCAACCAGAAAGCATCTGAACCCTTAACCATTGAGAGAAACCGCAGTTCTAATCAAATCTAAAATTTCAATACAGGGAAGCATAAACTGTTTTCATAAAAATCATTCATTTTTATCCCATCATGTTCTCAATATTATCCGATTTCGGCTACGTTCAGCCTCCTCACCCAATTCAACAACCTTTGTTTCTGCCGCCAGAGCGAAGTCGAAGGCGCATCGTTAAGGGAATCGCCTTAACGTTTCAAAGCTGCTTTAATTCCAAGGATG is from Bacteroidota bacterium and encodes:
- a CDS encoding ATPase is translated as MKTPFTFGKIAADEDFTDREVEVEKLVFNFISSVNTIIISPRRWGKSSLVIKAAGVVTGKRKDIRFCFIDLNNVRTEEQFYQHYATKVLKASSTKAGVILENAKKFMGRIVPKITFSPVPGTDFNIGFDWQEVKKHPDEIIDLPEKIAAGSKLQFVVCIDEFQNFSGFEDPLAFQNKMRSHWQKHHNVSYCLYGSKRHMMMNVFASPSMPF